The genomic window ATATATCGCAAAGACACAGGAGAAGTCTTGGGCGTCCACATTTTCGGACTGCACGCCTCAGACATAATTCACGAAGCGTCAGCCGCGATCGCTAACCGTCAATCTGTCCAAAGTCTCGCACATCTAGTTCACGCTCACCCGTCACTTTCGGAAGTGCTGGACGAAGCTTATAAACGAGCGATCACTATCTAAAAGTTAGGAGTGAGAAGTTAGGAGTGAGGAGTTAATAACTCCTAACTCTGTCAATTTTAGATTTTGCGTCGCACCTTTGGTGCGCTTCCGGCGCAACTTGGATTTTGGTGAAGCAGCGCGTTCTTCTCCCAAAGGGAGAGGCTAGCGCCAAGGGGGTCTCCCCCATGAGCGACTGCTGTTAGCGCAGCGTTAGCGAATCTTCTCCCAAAGGGAGACGCCAAGGGCGAACGAGCGTCACCCGTTCGCGCAGCGTCTCCGACAGGAGAAGGGATTGAAGAAAAAATCTAAAATCTAAAATCTAAAATCCAAAATTGAATGACTCCTAACTCCTAACTCATAACTCCTAACTCAGCACTAATTATGCAAATCCGTCGCCGTTCCCCTAACCCAGCTATTAACGTATCCATATTACGTTATCAGGCTGTCGTGCCTGATGCAGCGCCAAACAACATCTTGGAGGAAATTGTCTGGCAGAAAGAAGTAGAATATGACCAAATGCGGGAAAAGGTTCCTTTGCAGGAATTGCAGAAGCAGGTACTTAGTGCGCCGCCAACCCGTGATTTTGTCGCCGCCTTGCGCCAAGGTAAGACTAAGCCAGCATTGATTGCAGAAGTTAAAAAAGCTTCACCCAGCAAAGGCGTTTTCCGAGAAGATTTTGACCCAGTAACGATCGCCCTTTCTTATCAGCAAGCCAAAGCAAGTTGTCTTTCTGTGCTGACAGATGTCAAGTTCTTTCAAGGTAGTTTTGAGAACTTAGCCAAGATTCGGGCTGCGGTAGATTTGCCCCTACTGTGCAAAGAGTTTGTCATTTATGCTTACCAAATATACTTAGCGCGGGTTCACGGTGCAGATGCTATTTTGTTGATTGCAGCTATCCTGAGCGATCAAGATTTGAAATACTTTCTCAAAATTGCTAACAACCTGAAAATGGCAGCCTTAATTGAAGTTCATAGTTTGGCAGAACTTGACCGTGTGTTAGCCTTAGATGGGGTATCCTTAGTAGGAATAAATAATCGCAATTTGGAAGATTTCTCTGTTGACCTGCAAACTACTTGCCAACTTTTAGCTGCAAGGGGTAGCCAATTGCAGGAGAAAAACATCCTTGTTGTCAGCGAGTCAGGACTACACAACCCAGATGATTTGAGTTTGGTGCTTACAGCAGGTGCATCAGCTGTACTCATTGGAGAATCATTGGTAAAACAACCAGATCCCGGTGCTGCGATCGCCCGTATATTGCCGAAGAATTTCTGAAAAAAACACCTCCCCTGCCCCCTTAGTGCAGGGCAACTAACCACACAGAATTGTTGGGCAATTGGGCACACTATGCGTAGATACGCAGCACTTTGCCATCAAATATCATCAATATCTTTACCAAATCTTCATTGCTAATCAAATCAAAACCATAAGCAAGTAGTTATTTATTATGTAACAATCCATTTACAAGAGATAAATTTTTACTAATACAAAATTCCAAATATGAAATCAAAATTTAACTTCATGGAGCAAATTCCTCTACCTTCACCTATTCACTATGAACTTATACTCCAACTTTTAGAAAGACAAACCATGTTAGCGGTAAATGATAATCCAGATTTACGGCATCAGGTGAATCAGCTAATTATTACTCTCCGCAAAGCGGCCGTACAACAAAAACGACTAGAAGAAATTTGCGAATTTTCCTCTGTTACTGTTGATCACCGTTGGTCAATCAACCATCATAACGGTAGCAAAGTTGTTGTCCCCGATTGAAGCTGATAACTTAATATTTCAACTTCAAATTTGGCATCTTTGTTAAGTTAGCTTACCACCATCTGAAAGTGCAATATAACTGTGTGCTTCCTTATCTTAGATTTTAATTCCGGATGAGGGAGCATCTATAAACGTCTATAAACAGCCGCAGCGTGTCGCAGACAAGCCTCTCGAACGCGAACAGCGTCTCCCTTTGGGAGAAGAGAAGGCTTTACGCTGCGCTATCCATTGTAGCAACTGACGTTGCCTTATCGCGTAGCGCAACGCACTGTCAACAATTCAAGATGCCTTAGCCTACGGCGTAACGCACCCTACTGATAATTTATATTTATTCATATACATTGAATTTTTATGGCCGACATAGTTTTTTGCCTAACGATCAAGTTAGCTTTTTATAATTTATACAATAATCAATGCTGTATAAAACAAATGTAATCTTAACAATAATTTTAGCTCTGAAAAAGTTAATATTGATTTCTAAAAAACTGTAGATCAGCTAAAATATTTATGATATTCTCTCTCGAATTGGACGAAAGATGAAATATAACAGCATTGATGAACTATTGAGAAATAATCAGGGTTGGGTTGCCGAGAAACTGGCTCTTGACCCAACTTACTTTCAAGAATTATCTAACGGACAAACACCACCTTTTCTATACATCGGGTGTTCTGATAGTCGTCTGGCATTAACAAGATTTACCGGTACAGAACCAGGAGAGTTATTTGTACATCGTAATATTGCCAATCAAGTTTCTCTAACGGATATTAACTTTTTAGCCGTTTTAGAATACGCGATTTTACATCTTAGGGTGGAACATATTATCGTTTGTGGTCACTACGATTGTGGAGGAATTAAAACGGCTTTAGAAGGGAGAACCATCGGAATTCTTGATAACTGGGTAAATCCGATTCGAGAACTATATTTACAGAAACAAGAAGAAATTGATGCCTTGCCAACAAGAGAAGAACGTCTGAATCGTTTGGCGGAAATCAATGTTGTGGCGCAAGTAAAAAATATTTACCAAACTTCTATCATGCGTCAGGTACTCTATGAGCGAAAAGCGCCTATGGTTCATGGCTGGGTACTAGATATAAGCACTGGGTTGATCAAAGATTTGAACGTCTTAACTAAGCAATGGCAATTGCACACTTGCCCCTTGCTTCTAGAGTTTAGACTCTACGCCATGTTAAAAAATGATAGTAGTTTCGGTATTTAGCGCCACAGAAAGTTATACTTTGGAGACA from Nostoc sp. UHCC 0926 includes these protein-coding regions:
- the trpC gene encoding indole-3-glycerol phosphate synthase TrpC, encoding MQIRRRSPNPAINVSILRYQAVVPDAAPNNILEEIVWQKEVEYDQMREKVPLQELQKQVLSAPPTRDFVAALRQGKTKPALIAEVKKASPSKGVFREDFDPVTIALSYQQAKASCLSVLTDVKFFQGSFENLAKIRAAVDLPLLCKEFVIYAYQIYLARVHGADAILLIAAILSDQDLKYFLKIANNLKMAALIEVHSLAELDRVLALDGVSLVGINNRNLEDFSVDLQTTCQLLAARGSQLQEKNILVVSESGLHNPDDLSLVLTAGASAVLIGESLVKQPDPGAAIARILPKNF
- a CDS encoding DUF5340 domain-containing protein encodes the protein MEQIPLPSPIHYELILQLLERQTMLAVNDNPDLRHQVNQLIITLRKAAVQQKRLEEICEFSSVTVDHRWSINHHNGSKVVVPD
- a CDS encoding carbonic anhydrase codes for the protein MKYNSIDELLRNNQGWVAEKLALDPTYFQELSNGQTPPFLYIGCSDSRLALTRFTGTEPGELFVHRNIANQVSLTDINFLAVLEYAILHLRVEHIIVCGHYDCGGIKTALEGRTIGILDNWVNPIRELYLQKQEEIDALPTREERLNRLAEINVVAQVKNIYQTSIMRQVLYERKAPMVHGWVLDISTGLIKDLNVLTKQWQLHTCPLLLEFRLYAMLKNDSSFGI